Proteins encoded by one window of Candidatus Brocadia sp.:
- a CDS encoding phosphoribosylanthranilate isomerase, whose translation MRVKICGITNSEDALAAIEFGADALGFVFAKSPRQVTKEQARDIIEKLPPFVSPVGVFVDEKIDKIKGVCNFCNIHTVQLHGNEDPLYLNDLKGYKIIKAFRIREEDDLKLLANYKPHAFLLDSYVKGFMGGTGVPFKWEIAGQAHKYGTIILSGGLTHENVREAIHMVKPYAVDVSSGVESSPGKKDKLLMKRFIMNVKF comes from the coding sequence ATGAGAGTAAAAATTTGCGGTATTACCAATAGTGAAGATGCGCTGGCTGCGATAGAGTTTGGTGCTGATGCCCTGGGATTTGTCTTCGCAAAGAGCCCCCGCCAGGTAACGAAGGAGCAGGCAAGAGACATTATTGAGAAGTTGCCTCCTTTCGTTTCCCCTGTGGGAGTTTTCGTTGATGAAAAAATAGATAAAATAAAAGGAGTCTGTAATTTTTGCAATATTCATACGGTTCAGCTTCACGGTAATGAAGATCCTCTGTATTTAAATGACTTGAAAGGATACAAGATTATCAAGGCATTTCGGATCAGGGAAGAAGATGACTTGAAGCTCCTGGCAAATTATAAACCACATGCCTTTTTATTGGACAGTTATGTAAAGGGGTTTATGGGTGGGACAGGAGTGCCTTTCAAGTGGGAAATAGCCGGACAAGCGCATAAATATGGAACGATTATCTTGTCGGGAGGCTTGACTCATGAAAATGTCAGGGAGGCAATCCATATGGTAAAACCTTATGCCGTGGATGTGTCTTCTGGTGTGGAGTCGTCACCAGGTAAAAAAGATAAGTTGTTAATGAAACGGTTTATCATGAATGTAAAATTTTAG